In Acidobacteriota bacterium, one genomic interval encodes:
- a CDS encoding YvcK family protein — MQIRVLNVGCFGGGTGLPSLLGGLKRNPWLRVHAVVTMFDSGGSSGQLRDELGVLPPGDVLKCALALARNESEARRVLLSRLPTLEHHRLGGHTGGNLLLSMMEQYSGDFLAAVDGLRAVLGCSGWVWPVSVERSTVCAEYRDGSTTAGEVEVDAGQAQGQWIERIWLDPPAAIHPSAAEAIRHLDAVVIGPGSFYTSLMPIFLVNGAADALAAVRGPVVLVSNLLTEGRGMSGFTAAEAVRRIGAAIGRDIDVLVFNTARPAPDVLERYAAEHKAPLPLGDVPGRCQVVCGDFWTRGIARHDRRRLAYAIWSALSGRLLD, encoded by the coding sequence GTGCAGATTCGGGTGTTGAACGTCGGGTGCTTCGGCGGCGGGACGGGATTGCCCAGCCTCCTCGGGGGGCTCAAGCGCAATCCGTGGCTCCGTGTCCACGCGGTCGTGACGATGTTCGACAGCGGCGGGAGCTCGGGCCAGCTGCGCGACGAGCTGGGCGTGCTGCCGCCCGGTGATGTCCTGAAGTGCGCGCTGGCGCTCGCCCGCAACGAGTCGGAAGCGCGGCGCGTCCTGCTCTCACGCCTGCCGACGCTCGAGCACCATCGGCTGGGCGGCCACACCGGCGGCAACCTGCTGCTCTCGATGATGGAGCAGTACTCAGGCGATTTCCTTGCCGCCGTCGACGGCCTGCGTGCCGTGCTCGGCTGCTCCGGCTGGGTCTGGCCGGTCAGTGTCGAGCGGTCGACCGTCTGCGCGGAATACCGCGACGGATCGACCACGGCCGGCGAGGTCGAGGTGGACGCCGGCCAGGCGCAGGGCCAGTGGATCGAACGCATCTGGCTCGACCCGCCGGCGGCCATCCACCCGAGCGCTGCCGAGGCCATCCGCCACCTCGATGCCGTCGTGATCGGCCCCGGCAGCTTCTACACGAGCCTGATGCCGATCTTTCTCGTCAACGGGGCCGCCGACGCGCTGGCGGCCGTGCGCGGGCCCGTCGTCCTCGTGTCGAACCTGTTGACCGAGGGGCGGGGCATGAGCGGCTTCACGGCAGCCGAGGCGGTGCGCCGCATCGGGGCGGCCATCGGCCGCGACATCGACGTCCTGGTGTTCAACACGGCGCGGCCCGCGCCGGACGTGCTCGAGCGCTACGCGGCCGAGCACAAGGCGCCGTTGCCGCTCGGCGACGTGCCCGGCCGCTGCCAGGTCGTTTGCGGGGACTTCTGGACGCGTGGCATCGCGCGCCACGACAGGCGCCGCCTCGCGTACGCGATCTGGAGTGCTCTGAGCGGGCGTCTGCTCGACTGA
- a CDS encoding VOC family protein, whose protein sequence is MVDVMKHEPGAFCWPELATSDAQAAQRFYGELFEWEVVETPLGPDTPATHAVFQMRGRPVAGLVGMPSALVDAGVPSHWLSHVAVDDLAGVAARVEPAGGRIVKTPGPVLDLGHLAVIEDPSGAALALWTGLRLAGAGVVNEPGALCWTELATPDPAAALEFYARVLGWTSRVSGAGSHAYTELLANGHPVAGLLSMSADWGATPAHWMVYFAVVDCDECVERAIQLGGRVVVPATDVIGTGRFAALADPQDAVFSVIALAEAA, encoded by the coding sequence ATGGTCGACGTGATGAAGCACGAGCCGGGCGCCTTCTGCTGGCCAGAACTGGCGACGAGCGATGCGCAGGCGGCGCAGCGGTTCTACGGCGAGCTGTTCGAGTGGGAGGTGGTCGAGACGCCACTCGGCCCTGACACGCCAGCGACGCACGCCGTGTTCCAGATGCGCGGCCGGCCCGTCGCGGGCCTCGTCGGCATGCCCTCGGCGCTCGTCGACGCTGGCGTGCCGTCACACTGGCTTTCGCACGTCGCCGTGGACGATCTGGCCGGCGTCGCGGCGCGCGTCGAGCCGGCCGGGGGGCGCATCGTGAAGACGCCGGGGCCGGTGCTCGACCTCGGGCACCTTGCGGTGATCGAAGACCCGTCGGGCGCGGCGCTCGCGCTCTGGACGGGGCTCCGTCTCGCTGGGGCCGGCGTGGTGAACGAGCCGGGGGCGCTGTGCTGGACGGAGCTCGCGACGCCGGATCCCGCGGCCGCCCTCGAGTTCTACGCGCGCGTGCTCGGCTGGACGTCGCGAGTCAGCGGCGCGGGCAGCCACGCCTATACCGAACTCCTCGCCAACGGGCACCCCGTGGCCGGACTGCTGTCCATGTCGGCCGACTGGGGGGCGACGCCCGCCCACTGGATGGTCTATTTCGCCGTCGTCGACTGCGACGAGTGCGTCGAGCGCGCCATCCAGCTCGGCGGGCGCGTGGTCGTGCCGGCGACCGACGTCATCGGCACGGGGCGATTTGCCGCACTCGCCGACCCGCAGGACGCCGTGTTCTCGGTCATCGCGCTGGCCGAGGCCGCGTGA